In Kwoniella newhampshirensis strain CBS 13917 chromosome 2, whole genome shotgun sequence, one DNA window encodes the following:
- a CDS encoding gamma-glutamyltransferase — MTVPVLSGAVCSEQIRASEIGTSILAAGGNAADAIIATIIAVNTLAPFHSDIGGGGFAIIRTTSGDVDSLDFRHTAPAAASSEFYKNPEVSTAVGGAAVAVPGEIRGLEALHQKYGRLEWRKLFEPSIKLAEEGCEVRGDLYDFLTKECVPPSSPNLAGSWMEKDPMYASLFHNGQALPIGSTWKRPEYARTLERIAREGADAFYHGEIAEAIVNAVKERGGLMTVEDLRNYRVNWNTPLSVKYRDYTLWAPPAPASGAIWLSAMGMLSTFEPAGAGTVTDLHRLTEALRLAYGQRTALGDPAFVPGLEEKQLSWLESQALAKRAKMISDDKTHNPDYYKPPKVEIVNDHGTSNITVADSEGLVISITTTVGLNWGSHIMVPGFGMVLNDSMDDFSVEGRPNGTGYEPQVANYVYGGKRPLSSSCPYIVVDSTGKVVLSGGAAGGSTIISCNVQVARNILDYDMSAAEALRANRLHNQILPNWSEVEKSSTHQGITVDGFSEEQGKGLEEKGHVLKWVDKNRSTPCAIKFLSGGGWEPQGDPRKHDSGGSVFQQA, encoded by the exons ATGACCGTACCCGTGCTCTCCGGAGCAGTATGCAGCGAGCAGATCCGAGCTTCAGAGATCGGTACTTCCATCTTAGCAGCTGGCGGTAATGCCGCCGACGCTATCATAGCGACCATCATCGCTGTCAATACGCTCGCTCCGTTCCACTCGGATATCGGGGGTGGGGGATTTGCGATCATACGGACGACTAGCGGGGACGTTGATAGTCTTGATTTCAGACATACGGCACCT GCCGCTGCAAGCTCTGAGTTCTACAAGAACCCAGAAGTATCGACTGCCGTGGGAGGTGCAGCCGTAGCTGTTCCAGGGGAGATCAGAGGTTTGGAAGCTTTGCATCAGAAGTATGGCAGATTGGAGTGGAGGAAACTGTTCGAACCGTCGATCAAACTAGCGGAAGAGGGGTGCGAAGTCAGGGGAGATCTGtatgat TTCCTCACGAAAGAATGTGTGCCTCCTTCGTCGCCCAATCTCGCCGGATCTTGGATGGAGAAAGATCCGATGTACGCATCTCTGTTCCACAACGGTCAAGCTCTCCCTATCGGTTCTACTTGGAAGAGACCCGAGTATGCGCGAACGTTGGAGAGGATCGCACGAGAGGGCGCGGACGCGTTTTACCATGGAGAGATCGCGGAGGCGATCGTCAATGCTGTCAAGGAGCGAGGAGGTTTGATGACCGTTGAAGATCTGAGAA ATTACCGAGTCAATTGGAATACTCCGCTATCTGTCAAGTACAGAGATTACACCCTATGGGCACCGcctgctcctgcttctGGTGCTATCTGGCTTTCCGCCATGGGCATGTTATCGACCTTCGAACCAGCGGGCGCAGGGACCGTTACCGACCTGCATCGTCTGACCGAGGCTTTACGA CTCGCATACGGTCAAAGAACTGCACTGGGTGATCCAGCATTTGTACCGGGTTTAGAGGAGAAACAGCTTTCGTGGCTCGAATCTCAAGCTCTTGCCAAGCGAGCCAAGATGATCTCGGATGACAAAACCCACAATCCAGACTATTATAAACCGCCAAA GGTGGAGATCGTGAATGATCACGGGACTTCCAACATCACGGTGGCAGACTCTGAAGgactcgtcatctccatcactACGACGGTCGGACTCAACTGGGGATCACATATCATGGTCCCTGGCTTCGGGATGGTCTTGAATGATTCCATGGACGATTTCTCAGTCGAGGGTCGGCCCAATGGTACAGGTTACGAACCGCAAGTCGCCAACTATG TGTATGGTGGGAAACGACCTCTCAGCTCGAGTTGCCCTTACATCGTGGTCGACTCGACGGGCAAAGTCGTCTTGTCGGGCGGTGCAGCAGGAGGAAgtaccatcatctcatgtAATGTTCAAGTGGCACGAAACATACTTGATTACGACATGTCGGCAGCCGAAGCTCTACGTGCCAACAGATTACACAATCAGATTTTACCGAATTGGAGTGAAGTGGAGAAaagctcgactcaccagGGCATCACGGTGGATGGGTTCAGCGAAGAACAAGGCAAAGGTctcgaagagaagggacaCGTACTCAAGTGGGTGGATAAGAACAGGAGTACACCTTGTGCTATCAAGTTCCTCTCGGGAGGTGGTTGGGAACCACAAGGTGATCCGAGGAAACATGACTCTGGAGGCAGTGTCTTCCAACAAGCATAG
- a CDS encoding mitochondrial 54S ribosomal protein mL44, which translates to MVAGAPSLLTVRSVRSVFPPALTRRLARRRFAPSSPSSRSLHMTAPVLVSSKPTPSVVPPPTALSALLSRLSLPPSTTLHSALVACLTHPSYISDLEDTPSSSSETTENNELLSTLGNSLLGLFASEHLSTLYPLLPTFALQNAITAFVGPAALLSVARELGVSAQGGGNSPLPGYGAGSQSAGVSVRWSRTSMMEKAWKDRRENDVAKGPEKVPVGRRFEKFVSTIATKDNNGEDAGAISGDRRNGKREGFESVVASTVRAFVGLIYQEQGIHAARAFVHAHFLSRSLDLSTLFSFKNPMHVLTSVISTHLSSAGVPASSNAGIIESRLLASTGIASQSPLFLIGLFLPSGIKLAEGHGSSKAMAEHRAAVNALLSLYLVRGDQELAVMLGGSEGKGLGTKIGEYGEGLPTSAHELKLLSGGKVSSGDTEGEFQGLAWGGREAIAESSGVRRKI; encoded by the coding sequence ATGGTCGCCGGTGCTCCCTCACTCCTGACTGTCCGATCTGTCCGATCTGTCTTTCCGCCCGCTCTGACTCGTCGGCTCGCTCGACGTCGATTCGCCccttcatccccttcctcacGAAGTCTGCACATGACCGCTCCTGTGCTCGTCTCATCCAAGCCCACACCATCGGTCGTTCCTCCCCCTACTGCGCTCTCCGCGTTACTCTCTCGactttcccttccaccttctACAACTCTTCATTCTGCGCTTGTCGCATGTCTCACCCATCCATCCTACATTTCCGATCTGGAAGAcacaccatcatcttcatccgaAACAACAGAGAACAACGAGCTCCTCTCGACGCTGGGTAATTCCTTGTTGGGCTTATTCGCCTCTGAACATCTATCAACCCTATATCCGCTCCTGCCTACTTTCGCCCTTCAAAACGCCATCACCGCCTTCGTCGGTCCTGCGgctctcctctccgtcgCGCGAGAACTCGGTGTCTCCGCACAAGGAGGCGGAAACTCCCCGTTGCCTGGCTACGGGGCGGGATCGCAGTCTGCGGGCGTGAGTGTCAGATGGAGTAGGACGAGTATGATGGAGAAAGCTTGGAAAGATAGGAGAGAGAATGATGTTGCAAAAGGTCCGGAAAAAGTTCCGGTAGGAAGGAGATTTGAGAAATTCGTCTCCACGATCGCGACGAAGGACAACAACGGAGAGGACGCAGGTGCTATCAGTGGGGATAGGAGGAatggaaagagagaaggttTTGAATCAGTGGTCGCTTCAACGGTCAGAGCTTTTGTCGGTCTGATCTATCAAGAACAAGGCATTCACGCAGCTCGAGCATTCGTCCATGCCCATTTCCTCTCACGatccctcgacctctccaccctcttctcattcaAGAACCCCATGCACGTCCTCACATCAGTCATCTCCACgcatctctcctccgccgGTGTCCCCGCCTCATCCAATGCGGGAATCATCGAATCACGTCTTCTCGCGTCGACCGGTATCGCCTCTCAATCGCCTCTGTTCCTCATTGGgcttttccttccttcaGGAATCAAACTTGCAGAAGGTCACGGATCAAGTAAAGCGATGGCAGAACACCGCGCAGCTGTCAACGCTTTGCTCAGTCTATATCTTGTCAGAGGCGATCAAGAGTTGGCGGTCATGCTGGGCGGAAGTGAAGGCAAGGGACTAGGGACGAAGATTGGAGAATACGGAGAAGGTTTACCGACTTCAGCTCATGAGCTCAAGTTGCTCAGCGGAGGTAAAGTCTCCAGTGGCGATACCGAGGGAGAGTTCCAAGGTCTGGCTtggggagggagagaagctATCGCTGAGAGTAGTGGTGTCAGACGGAAGATATAG